The Macaca mulatta isolate MMU2019108-1 chromosome 9, T2T-MMU8v2.0, whole genome shotgun sequence genomic sequence AAGAGCAATATTAAAAAAAGACCACTTATGCATGTATCCAATTGtttgaatgggcaaaaaatacTTTTGCAAGTTGTGGTTGCTCTTactcctattattattatatcttcaAGTTGGGTTGCCAGAGAGATCCCTGGGCTTCTCCACCATGGAAAATACAGGAGAGCAGAGTGGCAGGGTGGCTACCATGGGATGACTTCAACAGAGGGAGAGGACATGCTGCCCCACAGGTGCcagtggagagaaagagaaggctcGGAATTCTGGCAGACAGTCTAATCAAGCAACTGGGCAATGGGTATTAGGGATGGGCAGCGGCATATTGAGTCCTCATAACCACTTCAAAAAAAGTATTACTTCCAATTAACAGATGAGCAAATAGAAGTTGAGTagcctgtccaaggtcacacactcACCAGTGTGAAGCCAGTATCACACTGTGGGAGTCTCAGTCTAGAGACCACAGCTTTAGGCATGCTTACATATATTGTCTCTATATGGTGTTTAGGGATCCTAGTGCTATTTTGGTTCAGTCTTAGAGTCCTGATACTTCTGACTGATATCCTTGCTCAGATAAGCACTCTTTATTGGAGATGCAGGTCTATTCTGTGCCAACGATTGCACGTGAAGCTGTTTTTGGTGATTTCTGGAAGCTCCTTTATTCCACATTTGCAGTCTCCCCAGTTTCAGTTTGTTCTGGAGAAAACACCGCTTGATGGAATCCAGACTTCATGAGCCCTCCTACTGATCTGCAGCCATCAACGTTTTCATTTAGGAAGGACAGCTCAGAGAAGAAACACATCTCCAGGCCTTTTAGTCTTGGAACTGCAGGAACAATAAACATTGTTTTACCTTAAAAGGTACTCTTACTTCGCTGATCAGTGTAGTTAGAAAATTACCAAATGCTGTCAGATCTGCCTGTGCCCCCAGTGAATATATTTTGGGCAGTTTCTTTGAACTGATGGAGAAAGTAGGGTTAAAGCTGATATTCAATCAAGTGTCACCCCGATCAAAGTACTGTATAACCTAGAAAATTTTTGAGGAAACTGCTCTCCATTCCAGCATACTCTGACGTATAAGAactttggaaaagagtttggtagtaattaattaatttgtccAACTGGGGACAATCAGCCGGCaagttgatattttttcttttgaaattatattttaataaaggtaTTTAAAgacttgagattttaaaaaaatcattccacTGCAATATAATGGTTAATTTTGGGAACTCTATGAGTTTGATTTGTATTTAAGATTTTTACAATCTATATATAGGTTGGTCTTTAATAACCATTTATACATTGCTTCTTTTTATATAGGTCATGTATTCTCCTGGGAGAGTAACAAGATTAGAAATAACAAATACAGTACAGAATAAATTAAAGTGCTTCAAACTGCATtatataatttcagaaaattgGTTTCACACTGAAAcgtttaaataagaaaaacaaatgatttcagtaaaaaataaaaaaacaaaaaaccctcgtATATGCACTTGAATTACTATTGTTTAACAAATTTTATCCTCAGTAGTGTGGTACTGATATCTTTTCACAGTGTTCCAGTAATGTGGCAGTTCATTTGGGTCAAAATGGATAAAgttattatcatttttctttatttctggttatttaaaaagttGGCTTCATTCTTCTTGAAGATGAATAGCATTTATTAGTCAAAACGTCAAAGGACTATCATAaaagtaattgtatttttatatataattctcCAAACTCTTGTATACAAAATATTCTTATTACACTTGGTGCAATAAATTCAGAGGCTGTTATGGGATGGGAGATAGCAAAATTGGGACCAATACTTTCCTAATtacttaggaaaataaaaactgggGCTTGGTTTTCCTTTCACAACTAAGTGACGGAGATACGACGCTCCAGAGAGTCTATTATTCTgactggttttgtttgtttctgtgaaGTTTAGCATCACTCTCCTTGTACCGAGTCCTCAGgcctttttcaatttttctattcGTGCGTTAAAGGCCTCTTCCTGTATTTGCAGTTTTTCGTTTATCTCGGTCTGTGAAGACAATCATAAAAAACGTGGTTATGATGGAGCTATCTTTTGCTGCACATTGTCTTTGTGGTTTTGACATACTATAGTGCCTAAAGACAGACATTATCCCTCACACACCTTCCTGTTTTGCAGACATAGCTGTGTTTCAGCCTGtagtgatgtgataacactttaTCATATTTCTCTGCACATTTCCAATGTATAGCATGTCTGCTATGAACAGGAAGTGGTATTTGGATGGCCATTTTTCACATAGCCTTGTGTTGGAAGATAGGataatttatctgtattttcagACAGACTTTACCAATAAGCACCGAATCAGAATAACTGCTTTGGGCTCAGTTATTGCTGGGCTGTGGGTCCCTCCACCCATCTGCAATGGATGTCTGTGTCTTCTGTGTAATACATTCTAAATGAGATCCCAGGAAGCTTCTGTTGcgaaaaaacaacacaaataatCTTACAATTAGAACAATTCCCATAATTAAGAGTATTCATCATACATTAGAACTCTTGGAACGATGCCACTTTGTGGTATAGTTTTGGTAAAAAAAAGTAAGCAATTACTCTCAGGTTTTGTGATTGCCGAGGTGGTGATAGCATTTTGCCTCTGGCAGTGATCTTCTGTGGACTCATATTGCTACCTGCACAATTCCATAAATACTTTCACATTATCTAAACATTAGTAGCCCTGGAAATGTCTTCCCTTTTTCACAAGGGATAATAAAATTAGGTACAGAAAAACCAGTGGTGGTTGACGTAGCGAAATTggtgtttttgttcttgtttaggtgatttaaaaaatgtctacCACTGTATAAGGAGTAGCTTATACACATCTGTGTTAATAAACTCAAAAAGTTACATTTCTAATAGCTGTAACATTATTTGAGGGCTTCAGGGTAACTGTACTTTGCaaaccttttattattttaatttaaatagaagacatttaaaaaaatcaaatactgttTTAAGCCCagatataatttttcatatttatttacaaGAGGGTAACTATAACAGATAGTTTTGAAATGTCCATGCTGCCTTATCTGATGAGATGTGATCTCATCTCACAGTAAGATATGATATTTCTGGAAAGATCATATATGTGCCAACAATTCTGGGTTCAGAATTCTCACAAGTATGAATCTTTTCTGATTCAAGCTTTAGTAAACCTTGGGATCAAGCTCTGGCCTCTGCTttcttatcttttcctttcttggtgGTTGGGTGGAGGAGGCAAGGAGGGATGGAACTGTCCTCCAGGTCACAGAGGAACTTTTTCTTTAGGGTGTACTGACTCTAAAGAAATCATCATCTACGCATGATTTTAGGTAGGGTCGAAAGGAGCACTGGTCTCGGACTGGGACGATCTAGGTACTAGTTCAGCTATGTCGCCTTAGGTAACTCACTTCACCACCTGGATTTTAGCTCTTACCTTAAAAATTAAGTAggggagccgggcgcggtggctcaagcctgtaatcccagcactttgggaggctgagacgggcggatcacaaggtcaggagatcgagaccatcctggctaacacggtgaaaccccgtctctactaaaaaaatacaaaaagctagccgggcgaggtggcgggcgcctgtagtcccagctactcgggaggctgaggcaggagaatggcgtgaacccgggaggcggagcttgcagtgagctgagatccggccactgcactccagcctgggtgacagagcgagactccgtctcaaaaaaaaaaaaaaaattaagtagggGAATAGGATTATGTTAACATCACACTTTAGTTTTTGGATTCGTAATTCCAACTTCCAATTTTGTGATATACTTCACCAATGTTATCTTTCATTGTTATGATGTCatgaaatacttaaaaatctGTTACTCCTgcctcattaaaataaatttatggcATACAACATATTGGACCACATAGGGATTAAAACggtttgaaataattttaccaCAATTTCAAGGGATTGGGAAGAATTTCTCCACTCAAACAATTGATTCTTCCCACTTTCAATTAATGTCCCTCTATGCCCACCAGtaatctcatttcttttcagcTAAGGATTAATGTGCTTATCATCTACCAGTTTCTGTTTCACTACTGCATAGAGATTTTACATTCACTTGGAGGCCTTTCTGGTATTTTACTGAGACAGAAATTATCAAAACAAGTGTAGGCCTTGGGAAAAGGTTCCTGAAGGTGCACCTAAAAGAGTGGCATACTGACAAAGGTGAATAATGTTTCAGATCTCCAGACTTTAGTGCTTAGTACTTTAGTTCAGTCACAACCAGCAGAGTTTGGATCTAAAGGCTCTACTTCTAGTCAAGAACAGGCTGCCATTAGCCACTTTTCTTTATCATTCTTCAGAACCTTGCTGAACAGACAAACAATCCTGCAAATACTGTGGTTGGGTCTggttctagttttttttttttttttaaaggaaaaaaaaaataggttcaGTAGTCTCTCATTGACCACTTCTTTGAGATGATCTCATGCTCAGCTTTTCTAACCTGGAAAATTCAAGTTGACCTAAAAACATCTAGCGTCCCAAGATGGCAAACTTCCCTCAaagtttttacattattttactcTATTGCTTAGACAGGGCCAACAGCCAACATGTAATGTAAGAATTTAGTGTTAGCATTCATATTTCTCTGAAATGtagttctttaaatatatttaagtttgCTCCATTgggtataatttttattacacaACTCAGGgccaaaataatttcattttgaatgtatctttaaaattaaaatacctaaACTATACAGGCTTAAAATGTTTGCTCTATTcagtataattttaattaacatcTCAGGGCCAAGATAACTTCATTCTTAATAAATctctaaaaccataaaatgagTCAATGGGAAAATAAGTGAATTAACATAAAAAACTTATGGATTCATACTACATTTTCAGAAATTTCTGTATTAGAGAAGGTCAAATATGCCTGAAACCACAAAGAAAAGGAGTTTTGAAAAAAACTGTACTTAAAACATGAATTATTTactgccagtttttttttttttttttttttttttttttttttttgcaaaaattgtAATAACAGTATGACCTTTAcacaaaggaggagaaaaaaaactgtgggaaaatttaaaacatctcaCAAGCAGTAATTCATTAAATGTTCCTACAGCAGGTCAATGTATTCAAATGGCATATATACACTGACCACTGACACATAGCTACCTTTGAAACGGGATATGGCAGTTCTTAGAGCAAGGAACACTGGAAGGCAGGTTTTAGAAGTGGAAAATAACCTATACATCTAAAATAGGAGGAGGAATTTAGGTAAGCAGAGAGTAATTACCCAACTTGGAATCTGACCAAGACGCAAGGGTAAACACGGAAAAAGTGCCACACCACGGGAGTATTAACATCCAAAGTAGTCTGGTTGTGATATTAGAAGTTATGTGGTTTTTGTGGATAGCACTGGAATTAGAACTAGAACCCAGGTCACAGCTCTCATTCAGGGTCTTTCATCAGTTGTCGACCCTGGGAACTCTGCACAAATAACTTAAGTCTTTCTGTGtcccatttttcaatttatcAGGGGAAGTGCCTGCCTCACTCACATGGAGTTTACTAGGATTActgagaaaaaatacataaagggGTTTGCCATCTCGAGCCATTGTATAATTCCACATCATCATGCTATTTCATTGAAAAATTGGCAGTAATTTGGCCCAGGCTGATATCTACAAATCCACTTACTATGGAAATGATTGTGGCACCTAGCGGATCTGCATCCCTGTCCTCTGGTCCATGTCCTCTCCGTGCTTAATTACATTTAGGTGAGCAAGCTATTGAACCTCCAGGATGGCTTCAGGCCAATGGGAAGATAACATACAGACACACAGCTATCATACAGAGTAGTGGTATAAATGCTGTAGACTgtaatattgaaaataatttcaatgaaTAGTTAAAAACATACTGTTCACTGCATGGAAGACAGCTTTGGTAAAGACGTTTTCGATTTTTTGGGCCTGCAAACAATTCAGTTACTGTCTAGTAGTTCCTTGGCAATAATTTCAGAGCTGCAGGATTGCAAAGGAGCCCAGAGCCATGATTATACATAAACTATATTTAGATGAAATGTTATCAAATCTAAAAAGGAGATATGTTCTGAACTCAGCTTAATTCAACTGCACTCTGCCCTTCTACACAATAACCAGTTATTACATTCATGGGGTTGTTAACAATAAAGCTTTGTGTAAAACGTCTTCTTCCACTATTTCTGGTAAACACTAAACACCCCTTATTAAGCTGAGGACTTTGGCTGAGCCTGTTGGCACCAAATCATTAAATGTTCGTGTAAATAGTGCAATAACATTTGATGATTAAACAAGTAACAAGGTATGTTTATGCCAAGCTAATCTTGTGCTCTTTTTAAATTAGTTGTTAATACAGTGGGCTTTTAATATATGGTCTCATGTTCAGATGACAACTAAATCTTCTCCTGAGgtgcattaatattttaaatatgcactAGGTTGCCCTCCTGATTTATAGTCATTTCTAAAGAAATTGCAAGTGTACTCAGAATgtgcattttacttatttaatcaTTTGGCCTGAAAAATTATGTGAATTCCTGTAAGTCTTTGAGTTGGGGTAGAAatggctgtttgttttttgaacaGAATGAGAAAGAACTAAGCATAAACCTAAGCCAGTTAATAAATCATTGGCAGCTGCTATTCATATGGCTGCTGCCATCACTATGTTCGTGTAGTTATTGGTGTAAACTGCTTAGCCATTAATGATAGgtgaaaaggaacaaactgtCTGAGAGGCAGTTCAAAGATCTGAAAGTCTTTAGAAATTTGGGGAGAACACTTAGCTAAGGATTAAGGTTTGATCTTCAGTGTTTACCATTTAGAAATGCACTCCAATTCCTTTTGCATGAGCAACATTTACAGTTTGACAAGATATAAAGCCTTTACCATGTTATTTTTTGGATTTTGTCGTTGATTTTGTTAACTGATAACATGCACCACACTAGATGCTGTTGGAAAATCTATTTTGTGATCTTACTGAATCTCTGATGACGCAACTGAGAATTACGTGAAGCTgttaaattgaacttcatcataAGCATCACTCGTGCTGGCCGTGTGGGAAGTGTTTATAGACATTAAAGTTAAGGTTGGCTAATTAACCAGTAATAAAGTAAGTGAGCATACTATCAATACTGAGTACCTGAATGCTGATTAAAATGTCATCTGTGACTTGATCCAGCACTGATTTTACATCTTCAATGGTGAACCCAACTAAAGGATCCATGTTTGAGGTGTCAGTTTCTGGCTGAGACTCCTCAGGACTTTGTTCTTGATCCAACCCCTAGAATATTGAAGGTAAACAACACTCAGGTGATTTCTAGAGCATTCGGTGATTTATATGGAATGTAAAActtcttgttttaaatttattttattttactttaagttccaggatacaagtgcaaaatgtgcaggtttgttacataagtatacgagtaccatggtggtttgctgcacctgtcaacctgtcatctaggttttaaggcccgcatgcattagctatttgtcctgatgttctcccttcccttccttgtcCACCCTCCAACTGGCCCACATGTgcgttgttcccctccctgtgtccatgtgttctcacttgaACCTCAAATTTCTATTGGATACTTTTCTAGCAGAAACAATGTCAATCTGGAGGGAGATTTTGATTTGATGTTACTCTGCATTTATATTCCCATTCATAAGGATTATGACAGATCAAGTCATGGTATCAACGTGGTGCCTAGGGGAAAGTGAAGGTGGAGATTAGGAAGGGTGGGGTGCAAAGGATTAAAATTGCTGAACTACCATCAGCGGTCTCATCTTTGAATTGACACTTCgagaaatatttgtatttggTTGGGAAAAATCAGAGgcaaagaaagtgaagaaaaccTTTAGTTCGTTTCCTCCCACCCCAAGAGAATATAATGATGAGGTAGGgtgaatgaaaagacaaaaagaaacataCCTTCATTTCTGTATCCAATGTTGTGGGGGGCTCTATGAATGTTGAATAAATATCAGATGAGATTCCTTCTTCCAGAGGATTTGGGAAAGGGCTACAT encodes the following:
- the CABCOCO1 gene encoding ciliary-associated calcium-binding coiled-coil protein 1 isoform X2; amino-acid sequence: MDFSIIQYSKFMTLLAMLLQNLKTLHVSLEDSIKWLGEVMAEIGPTHSQKSEDWNIFDVKQANAIIDYLKISLFQHYKLYEFMFFSAREEIVIGTEQVIEVVKSACSPFPNPLEEGISSDIYSTFIEPPTTLDTEMKGLDQEQSPEESQPETDTSNMDPLVGFTIEDVKSVLDQVTDDILISIQTEINEKLQIQEEAFNARIEKLKKA